A single genomic interval of Homo sapiens chromosome 15, GRCh38.p14 Primary Assembly harbors:
- the C2CD4B gene encoding C2 calcium-dependent domain-containing protein 4B codes for MRLLEKLCSSAAGSSAPKPAFAKVLTPNRIPEFCIPPRLPAPCTLESPIRAAAVPRRCAAESDLWPRAADEDAGRTDWDPRSQAALSLPHLPRVRTTYGFCALLESPHTRRKESLLLGGPPAPRPRAHSCGGGGGPDAPLGTLCGPRGPGPATPAAPGGPRLPQDALAAGPRRCRLLRVPDGLLSRALRAGRSRRLARVRSVSSGNEDEERRAGSESPARAPSSSPLSSRAPLPERLEAKGTVALGRAGDALRLAAEYCPGTRRLRLRLLRAESLFGGAPGPRAVRCRLSLVLRPPGTARWQCSAVVGRSRKASFDQDFCFDGLSEDEVRRLAVRVKARDEGRGRDRGRLLGQGELSLGALLLL; via the coding sequence ATGCGGCTCCTCGAGAAACTCTGTTCCTCGGCCGCAGGCAGCTCCGCGCCGAAGCCCGCCTTCGCCAAAGTGCTCACGCCGAATCGCATCCCCGAATTCTGCATCCCGCCGCGGCTGCCGGCCCCTTGCACGCTCGAGTCTCCAATCCGGGCCGCCGCCGTGCCCCGGCGCTGCGCCGCTGAAAGCGACCTGTGGCCCCGCGCGGCAGACGAGGACGCCGGCCGCACGGACTGGGACCCGCGCTCGCAGGCAGCGCTGTCACTGCCGCACCTGCCCCGTGTGCGCACCACCTACGGCTTCTGCGCGCTGCTCGAGAGCCCGCACACGCGCCGCAAGGAGTCGCTCCTGCTCGGGGGCCCGCCCGCGCCCCGGCCCCGGGCCCACagctgcggcggcggcggaggcCCGGACGCCCCCCTGGGGACCCTGTGCGGCCCGCGAGGTCCGGGCCCGGCCACCCCCGCGGCCCCCGGCGGTCCCCGCCTGCCCCAGGACGCGCTCGCTGCGGGGCCCCGCCGCTGCCGCCTCCTGCGCGTCCCCGACGGGCTGCTGAGTCGCGCGCTGCGGGCTGGAAGGAGTCGCCGCCTGGCCCGCGTCCGCTCCGTCTCCAGCGGGAACGAGGACGAGGAGCGCCGCGCGGGATCCGAGTCCCCGGCCCGGGCCCCCTCCTCGAGCCCGCTGTCATCCAGGGCCCCGCTTCCTGAGCGCCTGGAGGCCAAGGGCACCGTGGCTCTGGGCCGCGCCGGCGACGCCCTGCGCCTGGCTGCTGAGTACTGTCCGGGAACCCGGCGTCTCCGCCTCCGGCTGCTCCGCGCGGAGAGCCTGTTCGGAGGCGCCCCCGGGCCCCGCGCCGTCCGCTGCCGCCTCAGCCTCGTCCTGCGGCCGCCGGGCACTGCGCGTTGGCAATGCAGCGCTGTGGTGGGGCGCAGCCGCAAGGCCTCCTTTGACCAGGACTTTTGCTTCGACGGCCTCTCGGAAGACGAGGTGCGCCGCCTGGCCGTTCGCGTCAAGGCCCGGGATGAGGGTCGCGGCCGGGATCGGGGCCGCCTGCTGGGCCAGGGTGAGCTGTCCCTGGGCGCCCTCCTGCTGCTCTGA